A genome region from Carcharodon carcharias isolate sCarCar2 chromosome 17, sCarCar2.pri, whole genome shotgun sequence includes the following:
- the LOC121289864 gene encoding annexin A4-like, protein MAALGHRGTIREFSGFNPQEDAAKLRKAMKGLGTDEDAIIEVLARRTIAQRQQIKLDYKTAFGRDLISDLKSEISGNFEQVVIGLMMTPVMYDVHELKKSIKGAGTDEGCLIEILASRDNEEIQQIIATYRKEFGKSLEDDICGDTSHMFQRVLVSLATGNRDEGNLVDDEQAEKDAKTLYEAGEKQWGTDEVAFLTILCTRNPTHLRRVFEEYKVISKKDIESSIKGEMSGSLENALLAVVKNMKNQPAYFAERLYKSMKGAGTDDNTLIRVMITRCEVDMLDIKQEFQRMYGKSLYSFIKGDCSGDYKKVLLQLCGGE, encoded by the exons ATGGCAGCC cTTGGACACCGTGGCACAATCCGAGAATTCTCTGGATTCAACCCCCaggaagatgctgccaaactgAGAAAGGCAATGAAAGGGCTAG GTACTGATGAGGATGCAATCATTGAAGTGCTGGCTCGAAGAACGATAGCCCAGAGGCAGCAGATCAAACTGGACTACAAGACTGCTTTTGGAAGG GACCTAATCAGTGacttgaaatctgaaatatcTGGCAACTTTGAACAGGTCGTCATTGGGCTGATGATGACTCCTGTCATGTATGACGTGCATGAACTGAAAAAATCCATCAAG GGTGCCGGGACTGATGAAGGTTGTTTAATTGAAATTTTGGCTTCACGGGACAATGAAGAAATCCAGCAAATTATTGCTACTTACCGGAAAG AGTTTGGCAAGAGTCTCGAAGATGACATCTGTGGAGACACTTCCCATATGTTCCAGAGAGTCCTGGTGTCCCTGGCAACG GGAAACCGAGATGAAGGAAATTTGGTGGATGATGAGCAAGCCGAAAAGGATGCCAAG ACACTGTACGAAGCTGGTGAGAAACAGTGGGGGACGGATGAAGTTGCATTCTTGACCATTCTCTGTACCAGGAACCCAACCCATTTGAGAAGAG TATTTGAGGAGTACAAGGTGATTTCCAAAAAAGACATTGAGAGCAGCATTAAGGGAGAGATGTCTGGCAGTCTGGAAAATGCTTTACTGGCAGTTG TTAAGAACATGAAGAACCAGCCTGCCTACTTTGCAGAGAGACTGTACAAGTCGATGAAG GGTGCTGGTACAGATGATAACACCTTGATCAGGGTCATGATCACGCGCTGTGAAGTGGATATGCTGGACATTAAACAGGAGTTTCAGAGGATGTATGGGAAGTCATTATATTCCTTTATCAAG